One genomic segment of Catalinimonas alkaloidigena includes these proteins:
- a CDS encoding RagB/SusD family nutrient uptake outer membrane protein, producing the protein MKKYSISIKFLVIFILANLVIVISCKRDEELLDIDNPNRPTPGTFYQTEQDALLGLTSVYATWQATNLAQRFYFFGNDMPSDESIGTNNLQATLAQMLNYTWDANNEVISGMWDAYYTGVGRANRIVQQVPEIEMNETLRNRIVAEARFLRATFYFDLVNKWGDVPLITEPPTASIEEARSPAADVYKLVIEDLQYAKANLPTREEYSSSDLGRATRGAATGYLGKVYLYLERWDDAEREFMEVIDGQHGTYGLVENFRWNGIGEEQEPAAENSIESLFEIQFQDGLGAQWSTDNAGGGESTFRGVEYAFASFNNVRPKQSFADRFELGDPRYEQTFYDDSVRWYQGVFTRDAFGDLIAWRKYHNYDIRDDSNQSSGINFRLMRYADVLLMAAEAKLNNGKPLTEVLALVNQVRARALDQKDNPDIALYMPRTLDNELGLYPTEDYPANTADEVMTIIMHEREVELAGEQHRYNDLRRWGLDDDVAIASGKPYADRYKLWPIPQQELETNPNINQEDQNPGY; encoded by the coding sequence ATGAAAAAATATAGTATATCCATAAAGTTCTTAGTGATATTTATACTCGCTAATCTGGTAATTGTAATTTCCTGTAAGCGGGATGAAGAACTACTAGATATCGATAACCCAAACAGGCCTACACCCGGTACTTTTTATCAGACTGAACAGGACGCTCTCTTAGGCCTTACCTCAGTCTATGCTACCTGGCAGGCTACCAACCTGGCGCAACGTTTCTATTTCTTCGGTAATGATATGCCTTCTGACGAAAGTATTGGCACCAATAACCTGCAGGCTACTCTGGCACAAATGCTGAACTATACCTGGGATGCTAATAATGAAGTAATCAGTGGTATGTGGGATGCCTATTATACTGGTGTTGGTAGAGCGAACCGTATCGTACAACAGGTACCTGAAATAGAGATGAATGAGACATTACGCAACAGAATTGTGGCAGAAGCACGTTTCTTAAGAGCTACATTTTATTTTGACCTGGTCAACAAGTGGGGTGATGTTCCTTTGATTACTGAACCACCGACAGCCTCTATAGAAGAAGCACGCTCTCCTGCTGCAGATGTGTACAAGCTTGTGATTGAAGATCTGCAGTATGCCAAGGCAAACCTGCCCACCCGTGAAGAATACAGTTCCAGCGATCTGGGAAGAGCTACCCGAGGTGCTGCAACCGGATATTTGGGCAAAGTGTATCTGTATCTGGAACGTTGGGACGATGCAGAACGTGAGTTTATGGAAGTCATAGATGGACAGCACGGTACCTATGGCTTGGTTGAGAACTTCCGGTGGAACGGGATAGGAGAAGAACAGGAGCCCGCTGCTGAAAATAGCATTGAGTCTTTATTTGAAATACAGTTTCAGGATGGGTTGGGAGCACAGTGGAGCACTGATAATGCCGGAGGGGGAGAAAGTACCTTCAGAGGCGTTGAATATGCTTTTGCCAGCTTTAACAATGTGCGCCCTAAACAATCTTTTGCGGATCGTTTTGAGCTGGGAGACCCACGTTATGAGCAGACTTTTTACGATGATAGTGTACGCTGGTACCAGGGAGTATTTACCAGAGATGCCTTCGGCGATTTGATTGCATGGCGAAAGTACCATAACTATGACATCCGTGACGACAGTAACCAGAGCTCAGGCATTAACTTTAGGCTGATGCGTTATGCTGATGTCTTGCTTATGGCCGCTGAGGCTAAACTGAACAACGGTAAGCCACTGACTGAAGTACTGGCATTGGTCAACCAGGTAAGGGCACGTGCATTGGATCAGAAAGATAATCCCGATATAGCGCTTTACATGCCACGCACCCTGGATAACGAGCTTGGCTTGTATCCTACTGAGGATTACCCGGCAAATACAGCAGACGAAGTGATGACCATTATTATGCATGAAAGAGAAGTGGAGCTAGCCGGAGAGCAGCATCGCTACAACGACCTGCGTCGCTGGGGGCTGGATGATGATGTGGCTATTGCCAGTGGAAAGCCCTATGCAGACCGATACAAGCTGTGGCCTATCCCTCAACAGGAATTGGAGACAAACCCTAATATCAATCAGGAAGATCAAAATCCTGGCTATTAG